From Candidatus Methylomirabilota bacterium, the proteins below share one genomic window:
- the hpnH gene encoding adenosyl-hopene transferase HpnH, translating to MSVPLSQMWTVATYVIRQRLAGHKRYPLVLMLEPLFRCNLACAGCGKIQYPAQILRKSLSVEKCLQAVDECGAPMVSIPGGEPLMYPEIDRLVAELVKRKKYVYLCTNAILLKEKLHLFTPSRYLSFSVHMDGLREEHDEAVCRDGVYDQALPAIQEALARGFRVTTNTTLFDGASPLRVREFFDEMMRVGVEGMMVSPGYSYSKAPDQEHFLRRSRTNQLFSAILSNPKRGWRFNQSPLFLRFLMGKHDYECTPWGNPTYNMFGWQRPCYLLQDGYAETFKELMATTPWENYGRKSGNEKCQDCMVHCGFEATAVDHTFSSLRGFIETAAVTFTGKL from the coding sequence ATGAGTGTGCCGCTCTCGCAGATGTGGACGGTTGCGACGTATGTGATCCGCCAGAGGCTCGCGGGCCACAAGCGCTACCCCCTCGTCCTGATGCTCGAGCCGCTCTTCCGCTGCAACCTCGCGTGCGCGGGCTGCGGCAAGATCCAGTACCCGGCGCAGATCCTGCGTAAGAGTCTCTCCGTCGAAAAGTGCCTCCAGGCGGTCGACGAGTGCGGGGCGCCGATGGTGAGCATCCCGGGCGGCGAGCCGCTGATGTACCCGGAGATCGACCGGCTGGTGGCGGAGCTGGTGAAGCGGAAGAAGTACGTGTACCTCTGCACCAACGCGATCCTGCTGAAGGAGAAGCTGCACCTCTTCACGCCCTCGCGGTATCTCAGCTTCAGCGTGCACATGGACGGCCTCCGCGAGGAGCACGACGAGGCGGTGTGCCGCGACGGGGTGTACGACCAGGCGCTGCCGGCCATCCAGGAGGCGCTGGCGCGGGGCTTCCGCGTCACCACCAACACCACGCTCTTCGACGGCGCCTCCCCCCTGCGGGTCCGCGAGTTCTTCGACGAGATGATGCGGGTGGGGGTGGAGGGGATGATGGTCTCCCCCGGCTACAGCTATTCGAAGGCGCCGGACCAGGAGCACTTCCTCCGCCGGAGCCGCACCAATCAGCTCTTCAGCGCCATCCTGTCGAACCCCAAGCGTGGCTGGCGCTTCAACCAGTCGCCGCTCTTCCTCCGCTTCCTCATGGGCAAGCACGACTACGAGTGCACCCCATGGGGCAACCCGACCTACAACATGTTCGGGTGGCAGCGGCCCTGCTATCTCCTGCAGGACGGCTATGCGGAGACCTTCAAGGAGCTGATGGCGACCACGCCCTGGGAGAACTACGGGCGGAAGAGCGGCAACGAGAAGTGCCAGGACTGCATGGTGCACTGCGGGTTCGAGGCCACTGCGGTGGATCACACGTTTAGCTCGCTCCGCGGCTTCATCGAGACCGCCGCCGTCACCTTCACCGGCAAGCTCTGA